The following coding sequences are from one Terriglobales bacterium window:
- the lepB gene encoding signal peptidase I: MKSDVLIPKEKTQAAPPEKPEKKKETPMEFISSMAAVLVTGLFIITFNIQAFEIPSSSMENTLLIGDHVFVDRITVAPPTRWAPFEHYRQIRHGDIVVFLSPQTPGLYVVKRVIGIPGDKLHLRNGVVYRNGEPLSEPYLIHKVGDYNPYRDNFPAVPAIQASAQVSPEWPVQVGVLKQGEDLVVPPDSYFGMGDNRDESYDSRYWGFIPRENIIGRPLFVYWSFQTPPDQWQKTEMSDRIQFLGHVALHFFDETRWRRMFQLVH; this comes from the coding sequence GTGAAAAGCGACGTACTTATACCCAAAGAAAAGACGCAAGCGGCGCCGCCCGAGAAGCCGGAAAAGAAGAAAGAAACGCCCATGGAGTTCATATCTTCCATGGCGGCAGTCCTGGTTACGGGACTCTTTATCATCACGTTCAACATTCAGGCTTTTGAAATTCCTTCGAGTTCGATGGAAAACACTCTGCTGATCGGCGATCACGTCTTTGTGGATCGCATTACCGTTGCTCCGCCGACGCGTTGGGCTCCGTTTGAGCATTATCGGCAGATCCGTCACGGCGACATCGTCGTATTTCTATCGCCACAAACTCCGGGACTCTACGTAGTGAAGCGCGTGATCGGGATTCCCGGAGACAAACTTCACTTGCGCAACGGTGTGGTGTATCGCAACGGAGAGCCGCTCAGCGAACCGTATTTAATTCACAAAGTCGGCGATTACAACCCGTATCGAGACAACTTTCCGGCAGTTCCAGCGATCCAGGCTTCAGCCCAGGTTTCACCTGAATGGCCAGTACAGGTGGGAGTTCTGAAACAGGGCGAGGATCTGGTGGTGCCTCCCGACAGCTATTTCGGCATGGGTGACAATCGCGACGAGAGTTACGACAGCCGTTACTGGGGCTTTATCCCTCGCGAAAACATAATCGGTCGTCCTCTATTTGTGTATTGGTCGTTTCAAACTCCGCCGGATCAGTGGCAAAAGACGGAGATGAGCGATCGCATCCAATTCCTTGGGCACGTCGCTCTGCACTTTTTCGACGAGACGCGCTGGCGCCGCATGTTCCAACTGGTGCACTAA
- the lepB gene encoding signal peptidase I: MNEPMESPATPLAEPGEGVQSPGSVAVFPSETPVGESAAGIPESEVKAAAPAKSAKPARRRDADDWMSGIQWLSSTVVLAVFVITFLAQAFQIPSQSMEKTLLIGDYLLVDKVHFADGGIWNSLLPYSPINRGDIIVFRYPIQPAQHFVKRVVGIPGDHVHLYRGKVFVNGKAIDDSAFAIHKSQQFDSYRDNFPAGNYISPEVNSRWWVEMHNVVHQGEIVVPPGKYFVMGDNRDESLDSRYWGFVPRENIIGRPFLIYWSVQRPETAASDGKLGRLLYTLVHLPEDARWDRTFRLVR; this comes from the coding sequence ATGAACGAGCCCATGGAATCGCCCGCCACTCCGCTAGCTGAGCCAGGTGAAGGCGTTCAATCTCCTGGCTCGGTCGCGGTTTTTCCGTCGGAAACACCGGTCGGCGAGAGCGCCGCGGGCATTCCTGAATCTGAAGTGAAGGCTGCAGCTCCTGCAAAATCAGCAAAGCCTGCTCGCAGACGAGATGCCGACGACTGGATGAGCGGAATTCAATGGCTTTCATCCACGGTAGTCCTTGCCGTATTTGTCATCACATTCCTCGCCCAGGCGTTCCAGATCCCGTCCCAATCAATGGAAAAGACGCTGCTGATTGGGGATTATTTGCTGGTGGATAAGGTCCACTTTGCCGACGGCGGTATCTGGAATTCGCTTCTACCGTACTCGCCGATCAACCGGGGCGACATCATTGTCTTCCGATATCCGATTCAACCGGCGCAGCATTTTGTGAAGCGCGTTGTCGGAATTCCCGGGGATCACGTTCACTTGTATCGCGGAAAAGTCTTTGTAAACGGCAAAGCGATCGACGATTCGGCGTTTGCCATCCACAAAAGTCAGCAATTCGACTCCTATCGCGACAATTTTCCTGCAGGAAACTACATCAGTCCCGAAGTGAACTCGCGTTGGTGGGTGGAGATGCATAACGTCGTGCATCAGGGCGAGATCGTGGTTCCGCCAGGAAAATATTTTGTGATGGGCGACAATCGCGACGAGAGTTTAGACAGCCGTTATTGGGGATTTGTGCCCCGAGAGAACATTATTGGGCGTCCGTTCCTGATTTACTGGTCGGTCCAGCGCCCGGAGACCGCTGCGTCGGATGGTAAACTTGGACGTTTGCTCTACACGCTCGTCCACCTTCCGGAGGACGCTCGTTGGGACCGGACATTCCGTCTGGTTCGCTGA
- the rnc gene encoding ribonuclease III, with product MKIEDVEQLESALEYHFSSPELLRQALTHSSLAHEMETKAAANGGESGANPAKDNEQFEFLGDAVLGLVTSELLFQRFPAHREGQLSKMRAHLVSARHLVKVARNLQLGHFLLLGRGEERSGGRSKPGLLADGLEALIAAVYLDGGMEPAQKLIVSLVLEPELARLESNPDLNEHFTDYKSALQEWVQAKGLAQPVYSVVSETGPEHRKLFTMQVRILEQGAQEPLYVASGEDSTKKKAEQQAARIALEYLRSNEPVQAGQA from the coding sequence ATGAAAATCGAAGATGTAGAACAACTTGAATCGGCGCTGGAGTACCACTTTTCTTCCCCGGAACTGCTCCGCCAAGCCCTTACACACAGCTCTTTGGCCCACGAAATGGAGACCAAAGCCGCAGCAAATGGCGGCGAAAGCGGCGCTAATCCCGCTAAAGATAACGAACAATTTGAGTTCCTCGGTGACGCTGTGCTCGGCCTGGTGACCAGTGAATTGCTGTTTCAACGCTTCCCGGCGCATCGGGAGGGCCAACTTTCGAAGATGCGGGCGCATTTGGTGAGCGCGCGGCATCTAGTAAAGGTGGCGCGGAACCTGCAACTTGGCCATTTTTTGCTGCTTGGACGCGGAGAAGAGCGTAGTGGCGGACGATCGAAACCGGGTCTTCTGGCCGATGGACTGGAGGCGCTAATCGCCGCGGTCTACTTGGACGGAGGCATGGAACCGGCACAAAAATTGATCGTAAGCCTCGTTCTGGAACCCGAATTAGCTCGGTTGGAGTCAAATCCAGATCTGAATGAGCACTTTACCGACTACAAATCGGCGCTTCAGGAGTGGGTTCAGGCGAAAGGGCTGGCGCAACCCGTGTATTCAGTCGTAAGCGAAACCGGCCCGGAACATCGGAAACTGTTCACTATGCAAGTTCGTATCCTTGAGCAAGGGGCCCAGGAACCGTTGTATGTGGCCTCCGGCGAGGACTCCACGAAGAAAAAAGCCGAACAGCAGGCAGCACGAATCGCGCTGGAATATCTCCGCTCTAATGAACCGGTTCAAGCGGGGCAGGCATGA